In one Aricia agestis chromosome 5, ilAriAges1.1, whole genome shotgun sequence genomic region, the following are encoded:
- the LOC121727107 gene encoding centrosomal protein of 290 kDa produces MESDWREILSLTQNEVRDIDKDKICESLAWMESDDIDLNFSDLKALFRLAQDILKYKTEQVNGLLGKLEIKSKKAKSKKKKIVTDSPDKSSDDVDEKISRQKEIIKNNKEVIEQLANEITELEQRRSKLQDSLEKADVDSESSRNTLSEMNTIAQLESDVLKRNKHIKKLMTDISVLEEENSQLKEKLAVLRDKLKESTVIITNITEQLLSKNRENDQLKDVIGSLEKDKTELEGEIENLKTDNIDFDSKCEKIEEDYKTKIQQYKNLLKVHKNEIQHLADRNIELQESLRQASHVTTSPKRQLVKEDAKVRELQEKLLEASEEILHSANLIKKLKTEIKHLKFTKQDRPFKIESEKRNESDDGKERNIISSLNKKNKELTAALHGAEEMVSIREQEIAEITSQLQLLQTDEGINSLIKGIKSKKRELKIKDQGIKSLVSEVNNLNQIIDNLQLENEYMREKLNIPVNKKVPTYGILQKHEEMRHKVNTLEKTLEECENKVITLEMEIKEKNDEIKTMHLFMKESGIDTKNRGEREINTESNSTEQMLSRESLLEENEGLRNGLTEILNFLKENSSSTSGILAVQCPSLDALLQSMEARRLSGWFSPHMKTIIELRTAIGSRDALLTALHESRKETYEIISKLNDETNKSLELQKQLEELKSEDKIVKQSKDRAVNESELKFCDQGSWLPPNELLDIDVTDKENLDNFIIKSNILFESQLKQSLQYFQNKFTQLHDEFNLMTVNFMSNKNKWSLQEEQYITQIESLKQKIQEYDEDQSSNHSPGLINTVSQSSLERKCLYLEEMYTNLRTVNKNLKEEFLEFKKRAILQTSEYELKNFNLLTTVIHLTDKIRNTIPVNVFMRQNSYLNDHILKYRQILDNNAFKYIESVDLTKRLDCDRLNLISRLHGNTNIENGDMNETINKKLVSIEQTIVQTQMRQILSELDKKSKEIDDLKDKLAKIQDNEAKLLDKLQFSQPDSEVIMLKNEIKILEENNKLANEKSHHLSTQLDVALAQLRAKEQNHVNNEIEINMLRHQILDLQSNGNSNIIIARLSEEILSSRIQTSERIQAIDILNSNLSKEREVRIDLKQQLLNYQKLSEHNIIKYENKIRTLHEVINLLREQYNGSIPLLSVENFISSLEDIYHKKYEVNEKLNEIDDIRSDFIRKNNAYKQIIALFQNSCLDEAENCPHLLKNVISENIQSSELEYYKDKLKTFESSHRKLMEKYYDLEKNFHLLNQPSHWDKKSNNLNGNGQQQLFLEDVHSDDEKSEGNETYTVLNEKRNNAFHSQIKNSKNQELLLQDDNQVKKIMDKRNKVDVEVQKNIEISAKEVQTDGEKKEVQTDGKKILELTMTLNNITSENKQIEKHLLDCKNVCQQRLEEINLLKRQNIEFDSKVKLLNDSCKQKDKTNKDLQSIIQSLRKQLDDHNKKQLWQQQNTYVSTKDNEILVESLKKIDADKNTILTEYKELLNSEKDNFRKSTKELQAKLIDLQAKIDQSETIEQAVSSENHLKETSTKYASKIVDLEDKCFNLERTLEENVSELNICKDEISRWKNLATERLNKIEQLSAQSKDMRNREMESYKSENQHWITQLSETQREQVELRNKLSEQKTIHYKQMTEKDNQIEQLRFTIKNLKTQVTNMQNMFSLHDPNFDLSAIVEVDEISDGISQQGSDKLEIKFESSTDLNDSQDDVKVPSSSTMIWQETLIERLRQEKQLINKQNAMLRRQIKALAARERRARLDAQNLKNQVFRITTNGSKVPTAESAALQGKIASLQAQLGSARRDAHSSVAIWDKWKRAQQASERWQTKYEEKCQEIKKLEVSLNLAKSAVSRLEKEKRMLLTSLNEMRQEKQITEKQEEEKVEKLFSYSEASNTPSTEALLSRIAAQQRRIVALEVAEKGNEPLVLEYEKSLAEITSLKGQVLKLESTLLESQIRSPVTPKKDHEPELKHWKNYCDTLKEENMQLTLRLNSCESVPTTTHQQRISDLEQTVLTLRGLVSKLQSEQKTVTPSRRIENIGGRSHPDKIRYQLETYRIEITNLKRSLQDKDLLLEKSKEMLKMAAEREEELLRENSVLHHQLQEMMESRGGFLSA; encoded by the exons ATGGAAAGTGACTGGCGAGAAATATTGAGTTTAACACAAAACGAAGTAAGGGATATTGATAAGGATAAAATATGTGAGAGTTTGGCTTGGATGGAGTCAGACGATATAGATCTTAACTTTTCTGACTTAAAAGCTCTCTTTAGGCTTGCccaagatattttaaaatacaaaactgaacag GTAAATGGATTATTAGGGAAGTtagaaattaaaagtaaaaaagctaaatctaaaaagaaaaaaatagttaCAG ATTCGCCTGATAAAAGTTCTGATGATGTTGACGAAAAAATTTCACgacaaaaagaaataattaaaaacaataaagagGTTATAGAACAATTAGCTAACGAGATCACTGAATTAGAACAAAGGAGGAGCAAGCTTCAAGATTCTTTGGAAAAAGCAGACGTTGATAGTGAATCCAGCCGTAATACTCTATCAGAGATGAATACCATCGCGCAACTAGAATCCGATGTTcttaaaagaaacaaacatataaagAAGTTGATGACAGATATATCA gtacTTGAGGAAGAGAATTCTCAGTTAAAAGAGAAACTGGCAGTTCTCAGAGATAAATTAAAAGAATCGACTGTAATAATTACTAACATAACTGAACAGCTACTTTCTAAGAACAGAGAAAATGACCAGTTAAAAG ATGTAATTGGTTCTTTagaaaaagataaaactgaACTCGAAGGAGAGATAGAAAATCTCAAAACAGATAATATTGACTTCGACAGTAAGTGCGAAAAAATTGAAGAGGATTACAAGACTAAAATTCAACAATACAAG AATTTATTGAAAGTGCATAAAAATGAAATTCAACACTTGGCTGACAGAAACATTGAATTACAAGAAAGTCTACGTCAAGCATCACATGTTACTACATCTCCTAAA AGACAACTCGTCAAAGAAGATGCTAAAGTACGGGAGCTGCAAGAAAAATTACTTGAAGCCTCAGAAGAAATTTTACATTCTGCCAatttaatcaaaaaattaaaaactgaaatcaaacatttaaaatttacaaagcAGGATAGGCCCTTTAAAATAGAATCTGAAAAGAGAAACGAAAGTGACGATGGCAAAGAAAGAAATATTATCAGTAgtctaaacaaaaaaaataaagaacttaCAGCAGCTCTACATGGTGCTGAAGAAATGGTGTCTATTCGGGAACAAGag aTAGCTGAAATCACGTCGCAATTACAACTGTTGCAAACAGATGAGGGAATAAATTCGCTCATTAAAGGTATAAAAAGTAAGAAACGAGAATTAAAAATCAAAGATCAAGGCATTAAATCCTTAGTTAGTgaagttaataatttaaatcaaataatCGATAATTTACAACTTGAAAATGAATATATGCG agaaaaattaaatataccTGTTAATAAAAAGGTTCCTACTTATGGTATTTTACAAAAACATGAGGAAATGAGGCATAAAGTAAATACATTAGAAAAAACCTTAGAAGAATgtgaaaataaagtgataaCTCTAGAAATGGAGATCAAAGAAAAGAACGATGAAATAAAAACAATGCACTTATTTATGAAGGAATCAGGTATTGATACCAAAAATAGAGGTGAACGTGAAATTAATACAGAAAGTAATTCTACAGAGCAGAT GTTGTCCCGAGAAAGTTTATTAGAAGAAAATGAGGGCTTAAGAAATGGTTTAACGGAAATTTTAAACTTCCTCAAAGAGAATA gtTCAAGTACTTCTGGAATATTAGCCGTGCAATGCCCAAGCCTAGATGCTTTGTTACAATCAATGGAAGCGCGTCGATTGTCTGGTTGGTTTTCACCCCATATGAAAACTATTATTGAACTAAGAACGGCAATAGGCAGCAGAGATGCTTTACTAACTGCTTTGCATGAGTCCAG AAAAGAAACGTATGAAATTATCAGTAAATTAAACGACGAAACAAATAAATCTTTAGAGCTTCAAAAGCAGTTGGAAGAATTGAAATCAGAAGATAAAATAGTAAAACAGTCTAAAGATAGAGCTGTTAATGAAAGTGAACTAAAGTTTTGTGACCAAGGATCATGGTTACCGCCCAATGAGCTACTGGATATAGATGTAACAGACAAAGAAAATTtagacaattttataataaaatcaaatatattatttgagaGCCAACTGAAGCAGAGCCTTCAATATTTCCAAAACAAGTTTACTCAATTACATGATGAATTTAATCTTATGACTGTTAATTTTATGAGTAATAAGAACAAGTGGTCCCTACAAGAAGAACAGTATATTACTCAAATAGAAAGTCTTAAACAGAAAATACAAGAATATGATGAAGATCAATCAAGTAATCATTCACCTGGTTTAATAAATACAGTGAGTCAATCTTCCTTAGAaagaaaatgtttatatttagaAGAAATGTATACAAATTTGAGAACcgtaaataaaaatcttaaagaaGAGTTTTTAGAATTCAAAAAACGAGCTATTTTACAGACGTCtgaatatgaactaaaaaattTCAATTTATTGACAACTGTTATTCATTTAACCGACAAAATACGAAATACAATCCCTGTAAATGTATTCATGCGTCAAAACAGTTACTTGAATGATCATATCCTAAAGTATCGACAAATTTTGGATAATAATGCCTTCAAATATATTGAGTCTGTTGATTTAACTAAAAGGCTAGACTGTGATAGACTAAACCTTATTAGCCGCTTACATGGAAACACAAATATCGAAA ATGGGGACATGAATGAGACTATAAATAAAAAGCTAGTCTCCATAGAACAGACTATTGTTCAAACACAAATGAGACAGATTCTGTCCGAGCTAGAcaaaaaatccaaagaaatcgATGATCTAAAAGACAAACTTGCAAAAATACAAGACAATGAAGCAAAATTACT tgataaattacaatttagcCAACCAGACTCCGAAGTTATTAtgctaaaaaatgaaataaaaattctagaagaaaataataaactagCAAATGAAAAAAGTCATCACTTGAGTACCCAGTTGGATGTAGCACTTGCACAG TTGCGCGCTAAGGAGCAAAATCATGTCAATaatgaaatagaaataaatatgcTGAGACATCAAATACTCGATCTTCAATCTAATGGAAATAGCAATATAATCATCGCAAG GCTTAGTGAAGAAATTCTTTCGTCTCGAATACAAACTTCAGAAAGAATTCAAGCTATTGATATTCTGAACTCAAACCTAAGCAAGGAAAGAGAAGTACGTATCGACTTaaaacaacaacttttgaactacCAAAAACTTTcagaacacaatattattaagtatgaaaataaaataag GACATTACACGAAGTTATAAATCTACTGCGAGAGCAATATAATGGATCCATACCGTTACTATCAGTCGAAAATTTTATAAGCTCCTTGGAAGACATTTATCATAAAAAGTATGAAGTTAATGAAAAACTAAATGAAATAGATGATATTCGATCTgattttataagaaaaaacaATGCTTATAAACAAATCATAGCACTCTTTCAGAATTCATGCTTAGACGAAGCTGAAAATTGTCCTCATTTATTGAAAAATGTTATAAGT GAAAATATTCAATCCTCAGAGTTGGAATATTATAAAGACAAGCTAAAAACATTTGAAAGTTCACACAGAAAGTTAatggaaaaatattatgatcttgaGAAGAACTTTCATTTACTAAATCAACCATCACACTGGGATAAAAAAAGCAATAACTTGAATGGAAATGGGCAGcaacaattatttttagaagATGTTCATTCTGATGACGAAAAAAGTGAAG GAAATGAAACATACACCGTTTTGAacgaaaaaagaaataatgctTTCCattctcaaataaaaaatagcaaaaaccaGGAACTTTTACTGCAGGATGATAACCAGGTAAAGAAAATTATGGATAAGAGAAATAAAGTTGACGTAGAAgttcaaaaaaatattgaaataagtgCAAAAGAAGTGCAAACTGATGGTGAAAAAAAAGAAGTACAAACTGATGGTAAAAAAATTCTCGAGTTAACGATGaccttaaataatataacatcagaaaataaacaaatcgaAAAGCATCTTTTGGActgtaaaaatgtatgtcaaCAACGGCTAGAGGAAATAAATTTGCTGAAACGGCAAAACATAGAATTCGAttcaaaagtaaaattattaaacgACAGCTGTAAGCAAAAAGACAAAACCAACAAAGATCTGCAATCAATTATACAAAGTTTAAGGAAACAGCTAGATGATCACAATAAAAAACAATTATGGCAGCAACAAAATACATACGTAAGTACTAAAGACAATGAAATACTTGTTGAGAGTCTTAAAAAAATTGATGCtgataaaaatacaatattgacTGAATATAAAGAACTTTTAAATTCTGAAAAGGACAATTTTAGAAAAAGTACAAAAGAACTTCAAGCTAAATTAATTGATCTACAGGCCAAAATAGACCA AAGTGAAACAATTGAACAGGCAGTTTCCAGTGAAAATCATCTTAAAGAAACGTCTACTAAATACGCTTCTAAAATCGTTGATTTAGAAGACAAGTGTTTTAATTTGGAAAGGACCTTGGAAGAAAATGTCTCAGAatt AAATATATGCAAAGATGAAATAAGTCGTTGGAAAAATTTGGCAACAGAAAGACTTAACAAAATAGAACAACTCAGTGCACAATCTAAGGATATGCGCAACCGAGAG ATGGAATCTTATAAATCGGAAAATCAACATTGGATAACGCAACTAAGCGAAACACAAAGGGAACAAGTCGAATTAAGGAATAAACTTTCCGAACAGAAAACAATACATTACAAGCAGATGACTGAAAAAGATAATCAAATAGAGCAACTTCGGTTTACTATTAAGAACCTCAAG aCACAAGTCACAAACATGCAAAATATGTTTTCGCTACACGATCCTAATTTTGATTTATCAGCAATAGTGGAAGTTGACGAAATAAGCGATGGAATTTCCCAGCAAGGCTCAGATAAATTAGAAATCAAATTTGAGTCGTCTACAGATTTAAATGATAGTCAAGACGATgttaaagtacccagtagctctACGATGATTTG GCAAGAAACGTTAATTGAGCGACTGCGTCAAGAAAAACAGTTGATAAACAAACAGAATGCAATGCTAAGGAGACAGATCAAGGCCCTGGCTGCTAGAGAGAGACGGGCACGGTTGGACGCACAGAATCTTAAAAATCAAGTTTTTCGTAT CACTACGAATGGCAGTAAGGTGCCAACTGCTGAAAGCGCGGCGCTTCAGGGCAAGATCGCATCACTCCAGGCTCAGCTAGGCTCGGCCAGACGGGACGCTCACTCGAGTGTCGCTATTTGGGATAAGTGGAAGAg AGCGCAGCAAGCTTCGGAAAGATGGCAAACAAAATACGAGGAAAAATGTCAGGAAATAAAGAAATTGGAAGTCAGTCTGAATTTAGCTAAGTCAGCGGTGAGTAGGTTGGAAAAGGAAAAACGGATGTTGTTAACAAGTTTAAATGAAATGAGAC aagaaaaacaaataacagaaaaacaaGAAGAAGAGAAAGTGGAAAAGCTATTTTCTTACAGTGAAGCTAGCAATACGCCGTCTACAGAAGCCCTTCTGTCGCGAATTGCGGCACAACAGCGGAGAATCGTTGCGCTAGAAGTTGCTGAAAAG GGAAACGAGCCATTAGTTTTAGAATATGAAAAATCCTTAGCGGAAATAACGTCACTCAAAGGACAAGTTCTCAAGTTGGAGTCCACTCTGTTAGAGTCGCAGATCCGAAGCCCCGTCACTCCTAAGAAGGATCATGAACCAGAACTCAAACATTGGAAAAA TTACTGTGACACGCTGAAGGAAGAGAATATGCAGCTGACCCTGCGGCTCAACTCCTGTGAGAGTGTTCCCACCACGACGCATCAGCAACGAATCAGTGACCTTGAACAGACTGTACTTACGTTAAGAG gACTAGTTAGTAAGTTACAGTCCGAACAAAAAACTGTGACACCGAGCAGGCGAATAGAAAATATTGGCGGTCGAAGTCATCCAGATAAA ATACGTTATCAACTGGAAACCTATCGAATTGAAATAACAAACTTAAAACGAAGTTTACAAGATAAGGATCTGCTGCTGGAAAAGTCGAAGGAAATGCTCAAAATGGCCGCCGAGAGAGAAGAAGAGCTGTTGCGTGAG AACTCGGTTCTGCATCATCAGCTCCAAGAAATGATGGAGAGTAGAGGCGGATTTTTGTCAGCTTAA